A region from the Bradyrhizobium erythrophlei genome encodes:
- a CDS encoding Spy/CpxP family protein refolding chaperone, producing MSHALNSRAIAGPLHNRAALLNPNTRAQIAATAATAGWHDGRGRDGWWRHRNGGYGWVGPVFWPFAYYDFYDYTMWGYGYDDPFWDYGYGDIYAGIFSPYGYDDLSGYWSQGSVQGSGGRRVSARQAFASQTSTPDQLAQMCGDDSRDIAGLPIDQIQNAIAPNDAQRAALDDLANASVKAAQDIKAACPTKIALTAPARLAAMQTRIEAMISAVGTVQPPLQKFYDLLTDEQKVRLNALGEDQRRAEAAKNKNGSLVGNCGAAQPGVTGWPSAEIDAKVHPTEAQRASLAALQDATAKAADMLKASCQTSEAITPPARLEAVGKRLDIMLQAVKSVRTALDDFYGKLSDEQKAQFESIGPGRPAASRQSSAAPLHVHHRTHASINGLIRHFMSMARW from the coding sequence GTGAGCCACGCCTTGAACTCGCGCGCGATCGCGGGCCCCCTGCACAACAGGGCCGCGCTGCTCAATCCAAATACCCGCGCCCAGATTGCGGCGACCGCGGCCACGGCGGGCTGGCATGACGGCCGCGGCCGGGACGGCTGGTGGCGGCACCGCAATGGCGGCTACGGCTGGGTCGGCCCGGTGTTCTGGCCGTTCGCCTATTACGACTTCTATGACTACACGATGTGGGGCTACGGTTACGACGACCCGTTCTGGGATTATGGCTACGGCGATATTTACGCCGGTATCTTCTCGCCTTACGGCTATGACGACCTCAGCGGTTACTGGTCGCAAGGGAGCGTTCAAGGCAGCGGTGGCCGTCGGGTCAGCGCCCGGCAAGCCTTTGCTAGTCAAACCTCGACGCCCGACCAGCTGGCGCAAATGTGCGGCGACGACAGCCGCGACATCGCCGGCCTGCCGATCGATCAGATCCAAAACGCGATTGCGCCCAACGACGCCCAGCGCGCTGCGCTCGACGATCTCGCCAACGCCTCGGTGAAAGCGGCCCAGGATATCAAGGCCGCCTGTCCGACGAAGATCGCGCTGACCGCACCGGCCCGGCTGGCGGCCATGCAGACACGGATCGAGGCGATGATCTCGGCGGTCGGGACGGTGCAACCGCCGCTGCAGAAATTCTACGATCTCCTCACCGACGAACAGAAGGTGCGGCTGAACGCGCTCGGCGAAGATCAGCGCCGGGCCGAGGCCGCCAAAAACAAAAATGGCTCGCTCGTCGGGAACTGCGGCGCCGCGCAGCCAGGCGTGACCGGCTGGCCTTCGGCGGAGATCGACGCGAAGGTGCATCCGACCGAAGCGCAGCGCGCCAGTCTTGCGGCGCTGCAGGACGCCACGGCAAAGGCCGCCGATATGCTCAAGGCCTCCTGCCAGACGAGCGAGGCCATCACTCCGCCGGCGCGGCTCGAGGCCGTCGGCAAGCGGCTCGACATCATGCTGCAGGCGGTCAAGAGCGTGCGCACGGCGCTCGACGACTTCTACGGCAAACTGAGCGACGAGCAGAAGGCGCAGTTCGAGTCGATCGGGCCGGGGCGCCCGGCGGCTTCGCGTCAATCGAGCGCGGCGCCGCTCCATGTTCACCACCGCACCCACGCCAGCATCAATGGATTGATCCGTCACTTCATGTCGATGGCGCGGTGGTGA
- a CDS encoding carboxymuconolactone decarboxylase family protein has translation MRLPIIPPSELSAEQKPIYDDMREGIAKNFQGFVNIRDDGALLGPWNPWIHEPKFGKPVWELTKTMVSNPSLPSNVREVAILVTGAHFKSAYELYAHVIVAEHRGLSDEKLATIVAGQRPGDLTRQEAVAFDFAWALVNGGVLPELTYRAAVEQFGQQGAAELSYLIGLYCLVSVTLNTFDVPVPD, from the coding sequence ATGCGTCTACCTATCATTCCACCATCAGAACTCAGCGCCGAACAGAAGCCGATTTACGACGACATGCGGGAGGGTATCGCCAAAAACTTCCAGGGCTTTGTGAACATCCGCGACGACGGCGCCCTGCTCGGCCCGTGGAATCCGTGGATCCACGAGCCCAAATTCGGCAAGCCGGTCTGGGAATTGACCAAGACCATGGTTTCGAACCCGTCGCTTCCGTCTAATGTCAGGGAGGTCGCGATCCTCGTCACCGGCGCGCACTTCAAATCGGCCTATGAACTCTATGCGCATGTGATCGTCGCCGAACACCGGGGCCTTTCCGATGAAAAACTGGCGACCATCGTCGCCGGCCAGCGCCCCGGCGATCTGACCCGGCAAGAGGCTGTCGCGTTCGACTTTGCCTGGGCGCTGGTCAACGGCGGCGTCCTGCCGGAACTGACGTATCGCGCGGCGGTCGAACAATTCGGCCAGCAGGGTGCTGCGGAGTTGTCTTACCTCATCGGTTTGTATTGCCTGGTGTCGGTGACGCTCAATACGTTCGACGTTCCGGTGCCGGACTGA
- a CDS encoding type 1 glutamine amidotransferase domain-containing protein yields the protein MARVLVLLPARDFDPSEAAIGWRVLVDAGHTIDFATPDGRPAVADEMMLTGQGLDPWGAIPLLRKLPLIGLLMRANRDARKAYAEMTADPRYLAPRRWEAIDASAYDGLLLPGGHRARGMRDYLESKILQDIIVRFFEETKPVAAICHGVLLAARSVSKNTGRSVLWGYRTTALTWAFENSAWSVARFTRFWDPDYYRTYPEQAGQPRGYMSVQQEVTRALARPEDFRDVPSDDPHYRRKTSGLVRDTRDDETAAFVVRDRNYVSARWPGDVHSFAKTFAGMLK from the coding sequence ATGGCGCGCGTACTTGTCCTGTTGCCGGCGCGGGATTTCGATCCGAGCGAAGCCGCGATTGGATGGCGGGTGCTGGTCGATGCCGGTCACACGATCGATTTCGCCACCCCCGATGGGCGGCCCGCGGTGGCCGACGAGATGATGCTGACGGGGCAGGGCCTCGATCCCTGGGGCGCCATCCCGCTGTTGCGGAAGCTGCCGCTGATCGGACTATTGATGCGGGCCAATCGTGACGCGCGCAAGGCCTACGCCGAGATGACCGCCGATCCCCGCTATCTCGCGCCGCGGCGCTGGGAGGCGATCGATGCCTCCGCCTATGACGGGCTGCTGCTGCCCGGTGGGCATCGCGCGCGGGGCATGCGCGACTACCTCGAAAGCAAGATCCTGCAAGACATCATCGTGCGCTTTTTCGAGGAAACAAAACCGGTGGCGGCGATCTGTCACGGCGTGCTGCTGGCGGCCCGCAGCGTCTCGAAAAACACCGGACGCTCGGTTCTCTGGGGATACCGAACCACCGCCCTGACCTGGGCGTTCGAAAACAGCGCGTGGTCGGTCGCGCGTTTCACGCGGTTCTGGGATCCCGATTATTACCGCACCTATCCGGAGCAGGCCGGTCAGCCCAGAGGCTATATGTCTGTGCAGCAGGAAGTGACGCGCGCGCTGGCACGCCCGGAGGATTTCCGCGATGTACCGAGCGATGATCCCCATTATCGCCGCAAGACCTCGGGCCTGGTGCGCGACACCAGGGATGACGAGACGGCAGCCTTTGTTGTGCGGGATCGCAACTACGTTTCGGCGCGATGGCCGGGCGACGTCCACAGCTTTGCGAAAACATTTGCCGGCATGCTGAAATAG
- a CDS encoding CaiB/BaiF CoA transferase family protein yields the protein MNAKPPHLPLSGITVVSLEQAIAAPLASRHLADWGARVIKIERPGKGDFCRDYDYVMNGMSSQFAWTNRSKESLALDVKSSEGKRVLDALLPQADVFLQNLAPGAAKRLGLDAATLAERFPRLIACDISGYGSGGPYGEKKAYDLLVQCEAGFLSVNGTEEQPAKCGIAVVDSSTGMYIVNGVLMALFDRERTGKGMAFEVSLFDSMTEWMSYPAYYTDGARKPLLRTGTRHATIAPYGPFRCGDGRTVFFGIQNAREWTALCAQVLDDAALASDPRFCTNPQRMQNRDALETLIERHFADFTADQVLQRLDDAAIANASMNTVEAFLKHPQLHARHRVRQVGSPNGALMSFLPAITIPGVEPVMGDIPAVGEHTDAILAELGLLEKAGS from the coding sequence ATGAACGCCAAACCGCCCCATCTGCCGCTGTCCGGCATCACCGTGGTCTCGCTGGAGCAGGCGATTGCCGCACCCCTGGCCAGCCGGCATCTGGCCGATTGGGGCGCGCGGGTGATCAAGATCGAGCGGCCTGGCAAGGGCGACTTCTGCCGCGACTATGATTACGTCATGAACGGCATGTCGAGCCAGTTCGCCTGGACCAACCGATCCAAGGAAAGCCTCGCGCTCGACGTCAAGAGCAGCGAGGGCAAGCGCGTGCTCGATGCGCTGCTGCCGCAGGCAGACGTGTTCCTGCAGAATTTGGCGCCGGGTGCGGCGAAGCGGCTCGGGCTCGATGCCGCAACGCTGGCCGAACGCTTCCCGCGCCTGATCGCCTGCGACATTTCCGGCTATGGCAGCGGCGGCCCCTATGGCGAGAAGAAAGCCTACGACCTCCTGGTTCAGTGCGAAGCCGGGTTCCTCTCGGTCAACGGCACCGAGGAACAGCCCGCCAAATGCGGCATCGCCGTGGTCGATAGCTCCACCGGCATGTACATCGTCAACGGCGTGCTGATGGCGCTGTTCGATCGCGAGCGAACCGGCAAGGGCATGGCGTTCGAGGTATCGCTGTTCGACTCCATGACGGAGTGGATGAGCTATCCCGCCTACTACACCGACGGCGCCCGCAAGCCGCTGCTGCGCACCGGTACGCGTCACGCCACCATCGCACCCTACGGGCCGTTTCGCTGCGGCGACGGCCGCACGGTGTTCTTCGGCATTCAGAACGCGCGCGAGTGGACCGCGCTGTGCGCGCAGGTGCTCGACGATGCGGCGTTGGCCAGTGATCCGCGCTTTTGCACCAACCCGCAGCGCATGCAGAACCGCGATGCGCTGGAGACGCTGATCGAGCGGCATTTTGCCGACTTCACCGCCGATCAGGTGTTGCAGCGGCTCGACGACGCCGCGATCGCCAACGCCAGCATGAACACGGTCGAAGCCTTTCTCAAGCATCCGCAGCTTCATGCCCGCCACCGCGTGCGACAAGTGGGATCGCCGAACGGAGCGCTGATGAGCTTCCTGCCCGCGATCACCATTCCCGGCGTTGAACCCGTGATGGGCGATATTCCCGCCGTCGGCGAGCACACCGATGCGATCCTGGCCGAACTCGGCCTTCTGGAAAAGGCCGGATCATGA
- a CDS encoding HpcH/HpaI aldolase/citrate lyase family protein has product MTAPRLTRTYLAAPAHRARLVQNAAASAADAVFLDLEDAVPPAEKAAALEAAATALATHDWGSKTVAVRLNAIDSPSIQEEIGRLGRIRRLDAFIIPKAEAVADVAKISDWITEATGSRDAPVEMELLIETARGLINVETLAGCDSLVTGLHLGVGDFAASIGARSAEIGASPPGYRHVGGAADGHRETPLDLFAYPMMRLLVAARAFGLRAIDGPCGAFRDAVATEAAARKAAAMGFDGKQVIHPTQIEITRDAFIPSDEELANAQRVIAAMEEEERNGQAAVTVDGKMVDYANLRMIKRLLSFKGQM; this is encoded by the coding sequence ATGACCGCGCCGCGACTGACCCGAACCTATCTCGCAGCACCGGCGCATCGCGCCCGCCTGGTGCAGAACGCGGCTGCGTCCGCCGCCGATGCCGTGTTCCTCGATCTCGAGGACGCAGTCCCGCCGGCCGAGAAAGCCGCCGCGCTCGAAGCCGCCGCCACGGCGCTGGCCACGCACGACTGGGGAAGCAAGACCGTCGCGGTGCGGCTGAACGCGATCGACAGCCCGTCGATCCAGGAAGAGATCGGGCGGCTCGGCCGAATCCGGCGGCTCGATGCCTTCATCATTCCGAAAGCGGAGGCCGTGGCCGACGTTGCAAAAATCAGTGACTGGATTACCGAGGCCACCGGTTCGCGCGACGCCCCCGTCGAGATGGAGTTGCTGATCGAGACCGCGCGCGGGCTGATCAATGTCGAGACGCTGGCGGGGTGCGATTCTCTGGTGACCGGCTTGCATCTCGGCGTCGGCGATTTTGCGGCGTCGATCGGGGCGCGCAGCGCCGAGATCGGCGCATCGCCGCCGGGTTACCGGCATGTCGGCGGTGCGGCCGACGGACACCGCGAAACCCCGCTCGATCTGTTCGCCTATCCGATGATGCGTCTTTTGGTCGCCGCCCGCGCCTTCGGCCTGCGCGCGATCGACGGCCCCTGCGGCGCGTTCCGCGATGCGGTCGCGACCGAAGCCGCGGCGAGGAAGGCGGCGGCGATGGGGTTCGACGGCAAGCAGGTGATCCATCCGACGCAAATCGAAATTACCCGCGATGCCTTCATTCCCTCCGACGAAGAACTCGCCAACGCCCAGCGCGTGATCGCGGCGATGGAGGAAGAGGAGCGAAACGGCCAGGCCGCGGTCACCGTCGACGGCAAGATGGTGGACTATGCCAACCTGCGGATGATCAAGCGCCTGCTGAGCTTTAAAGGCCAGATGTGA
- a CDS encoding quinone oxidoreductase family protein has product MTHAIRFHKPGGPEVLLWEEVNLGKPGPGEARIRHTAVGLNFVDIYNRSGLYPVQLPSGLGGEAAGVVEEIGPGVTDLKVGDRVAYGAAPLGAYAEARLIPADRLLKLPDGIDDKTAAAMMLKGLTTQYLIRQTYRVKAGDTILLHAAAGGVGLILGQWAKHLGATVIGTVGSDEKAKLAQAHGCAHTIVYTREDFVKRVDEITGGKKVPVVYDSVGKDTFLKSLDCLAPLGVAALFGQSSGSVEPLNLGLLAQKGSLYVTRPTLNTYAAKRENLVAMANELFDVVKSGAVKIEVRQTYPLKDAAKAHANLAARKTTGSTVLTV; this is encoded by the coding sequence ATGACGCACGCCATCCGCTTTCACAAGCCCGGCGGCCCCGAAGTTCTGCTCTGGGAGGAAGTCAATCTCGGCAAGCCCGGTCCCGGCGAGGCGCGCATCCGCCACACGGCGGTCGGACTGAACTTCGTCGACATCTACAACCGCTCCGGTCTTTATCCGGTGCAGTTGCCGAGCGGGCTCGGCGGCGAGGCGGCGGGCGTGGTCGAGGAAATAGGACCCGGCGTCACCGATCTGAAGGTCGGCGACCGCGTTGCCTATGGCGCCGCGCCGCTCGGCGCCTATGCCGAAGCACGGCTGATCCCGGCCGATCGCCTGTTGAAACTGCCCGACGGCATCGACGACAAGACCGCCGCCGCGATGATGCTGAAGGGCCTGACGACGCAATATCTGATCCGCCAGACCTATCGCGTGAAGGCCGGCGACACCATTCTGCTGCATGCCGCCGCCGGCGGCGTCGGCCTGATCCTCGGCCAGTGGGCGAAGCATCTCGGCGCCACCGTGATCGGCACCGTCGGCAGCGACGAGAAGGCAAAACTCGCCCAGGCCCATGGCTGCGCCCACACCATCGTCTATACGCGCGAGGATTTCGTCAAACGCGTCGACGAAATCACCGGCGGCAAGAAGGTGCCGGTGGTCTATGATTCTGTCGGCAAGGACACGTTCCTGAAATCGCTCGACTGCCTGGCGCCGCTCGGTGTCGCCGCTTTGTTCGGGCAATCCTCCGGCAGCGTCGAGCCGCTCAACCTCGGCCTCTTGGCGCAGAAGGGCTCGCTCTACGTCACCCGGCCGACGCTCAACACCTATGCCGCCAAGCGCGAGAACCTGGTCGCGATGGCGAACGAGCTGTTCGACGTGGTGAAATCCGGCGCGGTCAAGATCGAGGTGCGCCAGACCTATCCGCTGAAGGACGCGGCGAAAGCCCACGCCAATCTCGCCGCGCGCAAGACCACGGGATCGACGGTGCTGACGGTGTGA